The following DNA comes from Anopheles coustani chromosome 2, idAnoCousDA_361_x.2, whole genome shotgun sequence.
AGTCTATGCACGACCCGATTTCGGTCGACCAACTCCGATTTATTGGTGGATTGGTTCAATTCCCACCGGGTTCCCGCGAAAGCCGACATGCAAAGCATGCTACGTGGTCTATGGTGTTGCAAGTACTGCAAGCACACTCCATGGCCAGATGACAGTTGGCAATGAAGTACACTCGTTTCGCCGGATCGTGTGACTCCACCGCTGTTGCTATGCGAATACATACGGTCATGCTCGAGTGGTCCACCTTAGCTCAAAGATTTATGCAAAGGCAGAAATGACTTTCCCACACGACCATTTTAGAAGATCAACGAGCTTGGGTGGACAGAAGAGACTCCTTGTTGTAGCTGACGATGTCAACAGATGCGAAAGAAAATCAAGTCGAGTGTAGCAAGTACAAGTTGAGGTTGGTTTTAAAATTCTGACCCGATTCTCGacttaaaaaagaaactcCATACCCATGAGTTCTAGCTCTACCTCACTTGTGGTACTGAAAGAACTGTTTCTACTTGCCTTTGTTGCCGTAACATTGCTCCGTAACCATTGCGTAACTACAATAGTCTACACGCGCGCGCTCTTGTGTAAATGAAATCCTCGTTACACAGAACCGGTTCTGCACCTGTGTGAAACCGCCGACCGGAAAGAAGTCAGGGTCTACCGGCTGGTCTCTCCCATCCCCTCGTTACACCCACGTCACAGTGATGCCTTCTTTTGGTgcggtggtgttgttttttgtgtgctaATCTGCATCATCTCCATGCGATCgagcaatcgatcgatcggggtTGATCAGTTGCAGCGAGGACCTACGAAGGGACCAGAGCTGGTAGGTTCAAGATGGTTGCGGTTGTTCGTGCACGATCGATTACAATATCGTTTTACACCATGCGGGGCGCAGGTATTATTTGGTGTTCGAAAGGAACTCAAGCACAGCAAGTTGGTTCTGGGGTTTCGAGGGTCGATCGGAGGCTCTAATGCCGTAATGGAGGTTATGTAAACAGGCATTGTTCTAAACCGAACACTAAAACATTGTTGGAATATTCTCGATAAGGTTCTGAGAAATTCTTGGCAGTTGAAGTTTTAAGAGTTTTTAGAACGCTTTCTTAGTTATGGCCTATTTTTAAAAGCCCAAAGGACATTCTCTCTTAGAGTAGTCAACGGTCAAACAAGAGAAAACTCCACGGCTAGAAGCTACGAATTCCACCCAGATGTACATAAACAAAGCTGTGTTATTCTACGGGATGGAATGCAACTAGCAGAGGGGACCATTCCTGAAGTCAGTGGTAAAACACATGCCACTCtcagaaaagttaaaatacTGCTCCCATCGGCGGAGGACCCAAGCCGGAGGATTGATGTTCCGCATGACTGTTGTGATGTTCCTCTCGGATGAAGTCTGAGTCACCCTTTGGAGAAACAGTTCCGGTACTTGCATGGCCTGTAGGTGCATATCTTCGTCGTGTTTAAAACCCCGTGCAAAGAGGAGTCTCAGTATCCGAAGAAGTCGTGGGGGAAtctgttaaaatattttgttcgTCGTAAACCTGACATCCAGGGTTCTATTTTCAGAACAATGATTTACGGAGGCACATGTGGGTTGAATATCGCCACAAAAGGGTGGCATTTTGATGCTCGGAAACGTAGCACGACTCCGTAGTTGGAGTCGAATAGAGGGCAGCTTGTCCCGGTTGCAGGATGAAGAGTTGCTGCATCGAGACTGAAAAAGAGCTAAAGGGGTGGGACAGTTAGTAGTTAGTGGGCTTTACTTTGGATTTGAGTGTGACTTTGAGAATGCAATTATATCACCCTGCTCTTTGGAAGCAGAATCTGGAAGGTTTCAATTCTACAGATTTCCAATATCGAAGTCTCAATTGAGCATTATTTCTCTTACAAGCCATCCTTATCGTTGAAGTCGGTGATAAATTCCTTTCCCAATGCTATAGCCAGTTCTATATCACTTCATATCTACACAGTGTAGTTCGAGAcattaaaatatgatttactTTACGCACGTGCTTCCCACGCATCTGACGGTTATATACTAGTCCACACAGTTCCTGGCGTGTGCGAGAAGAATTCAAACCACCACTTGGGATATTGGGGTTCAGATGTAGCAGCTCGGATTCTCTCAGCCGTTTTGAGCTACGGAAGTGCGTGTGGATAATGAATGTTGTGGTCTCAAGGCAGCGTGCTAATATTCCACTCTTTATCGGCTCTCTAGTTTGCTTCCTCGCGTTCTCGCCCCATGGCCACGAGTCGATCGGCGCGCATGGGACTACTTGGATGTGGGTGGTTTTTAAACAATCCTACAAAGATAGAACGAATGGTCTTAGAACGCGCGATCTTTGCCCCGCGCGAACAAATTCGAAACAATTGTATCATCTTCTCTTAATTATCTCCCCTTGGGGTGGCGTGGAGACCtcaatggaatggaatgtctAGGACCAGTTTGATAAATGGCCACAGTCGGTGCCGGTTTGAGATCCACGCGAAGTTGGAATGAAACACTCGAACACTGGAATCTCTCCCTCCGAGACAAGTCTCACTGGTCTCACAACTGTATGATTGATCTTGAACTAACCGATGAACTCCATCTTCGCTTGCATTCTCGGGGGTTTCAAGAAGTTGGTCTGGCATGCCGGCAAGGTCATTGAAGAGGATACTGAGAGATTTTGGGaggtttaaatgaaaacattcagCCACTAGCGGGACAAGTAATATGAGAGGAGTTTATATTAGCCTACTCCGTCTGAAGTTATATTTGCAGTGAAAGTAATGCAGCGAATATCATTCGTTCACCTTCAAACATTGTCCGTAACAACAACACTAAACTGGCTGACGGAAAAACGTAACACCTTGTGTTACGCTTTGTTCACTGTTGCTTTGTAGTGGCCCTAAAAGCTAATCAGATTAAAAGCACGCGCTTGCCGGCATTCCACCGCACTGTTTACGACATGCCGACATCACACGGGGGTTACCCCGGGGTTACATTAGGATGCATACATTCCGTTTACGATGCTGATCACCCGCCGTAACCTTGGGTGGCAAAACAGAGGCGCCAAAATCCGGGCGATGGAAGTCGTGGTGtccatttatttccttttccaccggcCGGTCCTGCCGGGTGTGCGTTAAGTAATGGATTTTAGTCAAATTGACCCTTTTTCTGTGTTCGGCCGTCCCTGTGATGCTGCCGATGATGATCCCATCGCTGGATGTAACTTTTGGGTCTTTTCACTGCCTTATAAATCTACTTCCTCTGTATCACTTATCAAATTCATCTCTCGATTTGTTACGCTTTTTGTAGAATATACCAAATATTTACTAAGTTTTTGCAACGATGCAAATCGTTCCTGTTTTGGTTTGAAACTGCCTAGACACTATCGCTCCTAGTTTCCTCTAATTTCTACGTTGTGTTTTATCTCAAAAATGGTAAACGCGTGCTTCTCGTGCCACTATCCAAACTCAAGAGAGTGCTACGATACAGGAAAAAACCTAATCTAGCCTGCTGCGTTGGTAAAAAATTGCACCCTTGAAACGCAGTCAAGAAACGCCTACTCGAATCTACTATTTACAAATTTACACAATTCAAACCAGCCGTTCCTTTCTGAACAGTTCCTATTCACTATCAGTCATGCTCAACAAAACTATCTCCGTAAAGGAAACGGATTCCACTGCGATAAATGATGTTCGTTCAGAGTGAACACATTAGGATCCGCTTCTTTCATTCGTACAATCGCTGCCCTGCTTGTGCTTAAGGAAAAACTTCACATTTATGTTGCGTTATGCGTGGGCGCCCTCCTGAAGcttttggaaatggaaaaactggaCAGTTTAGCCTCCCTTTCTTTTCTTGTGAAATACTGGCTGTCTCTGACAAATTACTTGAAATCGTACAGCCTTAGGCGATTGCAAATTAAGtgccttttgaatgaaaggaAACTGAAGCGCCTCAATTCAGAGAAACGCAATTTTGACAATGAAATGAACTTTGGTCTCTAATTTGATTTCGATTCAATTCACTTCCAGATCGATGGGAATCCTCTTGCCTCCCGTGTCGCAGGTGACCAACACTCGGATCAACATGACGCAGCACCATCGGAATCGCAGCTTGGACAGTGCCCTTCAACGGATACCGGAGGTAAATGCCAAACAAAAGCCGTCCACTTCTTTGGGACCACCTTACGGAACTCGTCGTCTTTTTTGCCTCCACAGGTGGAAGTTTCCTCGCCGTCCGCGGAATCAGAGAACACACTGCACTGCCCGAACGCCATCCTCAGTGGAACGATGTGCAGCAAAATCATTCAAACCTCATCCACCAACCCGACCAATACGCCGAGCAACAGCGGTGGCCGAGGATCGTCGGCATCTGCGGTGGGACCAACGCCAACGGGTACCCTCGGGACGGTACACGGTGGAAATGGAGGAACACAGGGCGTCGAGATGCGTAAACAGGCAGCCGGCAAGGGGGATAAACTAGATCGAGGTAGGATCCACGACTTTGAAtgcttttgtgtgtttttatggTGATTGTCATTTGGTTGTGTCTTCGTTTCGATTTGGTAGGAAGTGCCACGTTACGGACATTGAAGGGAAGTCACTCCACCGACGCGGAGACGATAAGTGGTTCGAAGGACAGCGAGAGCAAAAAGCGTGAAGATCTAACGAGTCTTGGTTCGGACGATTCGGGTAAGTTCAATCTTAAACCCTTGCTTGGTTCCCTCAGAAGAAGACATATCTCTCATCTTATGACTTTTTTCTCCCCGGTTTAGGTATTATTTGCGGCTCGGAACCAGACCACACGTCACTGACGCGCATTCGAAGGTCGCGGGAAAGCCTAGACTCTGGTGAGATCGATCCTTCCGAGGAAGAGTGCATAGAAATCCTGGAGACTACCTCGATGGAGGAAGAGTATCGGATGCTACAGTCCGACCTGTGCTTCTACCCGGTCGTGGAACGACAGAAGGACGATGGAGCGCAGACGGATGATGCTTGCATCGAACCGCAGCAGACGACAGTGACAGCGGCCGGGTCCGCGCTGAACCAGGGTCCACTCACCGATAAGGTGCGCTACCGGCAGCAGAACATGACCCGGGCCGCCATCATGCTGGAGAAACTGTTCGTCCCGATCGACTACGAGGATGGGATCGCCGGGGCGGGAGTTGGCAACGAGGAGGACGAGATGCTCCTGCCGGACGCACCGACACCAATCGTCGGCGAAGGAAAATCCCTGACAACGCCCACCAACGCCCTGACACCCGTCCTGCCGGGTGGGGGGGTGGCCGTCGCTTCCGCTACCGCAGCAACCATTGTGCCAAGTACAAACACCGCCAGCGCGGGCGAGAAGGCCGGCGGTGGCAGTGAATCACAGCCGCCACCCCCGGCACCACCGACGAAGGCGGATCAAAAGAACGAAGTGATCTTCCGGAACTTTTTCGGTGCGACCAAGAACGCCATCTTTCGGACGGCGCAGAGCATCATCGATAATCACGAGAAGAAGCATGCGGCCAAAAACCGCGACAAAGGACAGACGTCGTCGGAAGAGGCGACGGCGGCCAATAGTGTAGGATTGAGCGGGACAACCGGTGGTTCATCGGGTGGGAATGGTGCCGTAGCGACGGTGAAATCGCCGACGGAACTATCGAGGAAGCGGGAATTTGGTAGCATGTTCGGATCGCGAAGCAAACAGCAACAAACGAGTAGCGTCACGTCGCCTACCGTTAGCGAACCGCCGACGGAGGCGACCACAGGTGAGGCATTGGCAGCTGGAAATCACCTGCTTGTCGTCGCTCCCAAGACGGCCTCACTATCGAAATCATCATCGACCGCGTCGCTGAAGGTGGTACCGGGGGTGGCCGTTGCGGCCAGCTCGTGTCTCCCATCCGTCGAACATTGCGTCAATGGCAGCGTGGCGCGCGATGACTCGCAAAGCCGAAACGAGCGAAGCGGCCAGAGCGGCCTGTTGCGGTTCTTCGAGTCGCCTGTCTTCAACATCCACTTTGCCGTCCACTATTTGTTCTACTCGAAGGAACCGGGCGTGCTGAGCTTCATCGGGAACAAGATCTTCAGCTTCCCGGACGCCGAGGTGGACCTGTACATTCCGCAGCTGATCGTGATGTACATGCAGATCGAGGAACTGTCCGAGGTGCTCGACCCGTATCTGGTGTACCGGTGCCGGCAGTCGGTGGACTTTTCACTCAAGTGCGTTTGGCTGCTGGAGGCGTACAACTTCAACATGGAGATGCTGAGTGCGGCCGGAAACAGCATTCGCAAGCACCTGAGCCTGCTGAGGGAGCTCTACCCGAAGCGGGAGCGCGTGAAGACAGTATGTCCGAGTAAGGTATCGCCGAGTGGAGGAGATTCAGGAGCAGGAGCGCAACATAACGATCCAGCATCTGGTTCCGGACAACATGCGGCGTTGTCGGCCGTACGGAAAACGCACCACCGTTCGcaatcggatgcgaccggcaTGCTAGGGATGCTTGCGGTTAACCCCAAGATGCTACTGTACGGCCAACCATCGGCGGTAACCGGTGGGCCAACACAGCAACACCTTCTGCATCCCCTTCCCGCTCTTCcaccgagcagcagcagcagcagtaggaCGGCATGTCTGGGAGATTTGAGTACGGGGCGTGCCTTCGACAACGGTTGCCCCTGCTTCGAATCCGTCCGGGGCACGGTAAATGACCTACTCGGCCAGCAGACGGTATGCTCGTGCGGTGCACCGAAGCTGGCGCCCGAAAAGGAGTTCATGAAGGCGCTGATCGACATCGGCAAAATGCTCACCTGCCTGCAGACGAAGATCGAAAAGACGTCGCGTTTACGCATCCTGCTAAACCTGATCAACAAGAACCTGCCGGCGCGCGTGTGGCTTCCACTGCACTCGGAAACCCCGCACCACGTGGTGCGCATCACCGAGGAGAAGACGGCCGTGCTCAACTCCAAGGATAAAACGCCGTACATCATCTacgtggaggtggtggaagtGCACGACATTTACACCTCGCCCGTCATTCCCAAGCTGATGCCAACGCTTCGGCACACCAAGAGCGAGGAACGGCTGGACAGCGGACTGAACGGTGAACCGTCGCCAGCCGCAGTGCCCCAAACGAAGACTGACATACCAACGCAAGCGCCGCCGCAATCCAGTGAGGACGCGACTTCGACGCAACCATCAGCAGCCCTGGCGGCGACGTCGACACGAGCTGCCGGAGGACGACATAGCAAGCTGTCGGAGTGTTCGGTGGAGAATGGCGTCGGCACCGCCGGAGCTAGTGGTGGAAGCATGATGGAGCTCGGGTTGACCGAGGATGACGTGTGGTCGCAGGAGGACGACGAAATAACGGCCCAGTATCTGAGCCTCACGAAAATGTCCACCGATCGGGACACCATATCGCAGTTCTCCGTCGATTCGTACGACTCCCGGGAACATCGTAAGTGGGATGTGTGGGAGTGTGTTTGCTCCGAGTATAGTCAACCATTaacgtttctttcttttccattccagaTACACCAGCGCTTTTCAACATCGGCGAAGTCAAGAAGCGTCACTGTGCCAACCTTAACTCGGAGAACGCGAAACCGTTCAGTAACGATCCTTCGGATCCATCCGCTGCCGCCCTCAAAGTAAGTGTAGACATTTTAACCCAAACGGTGCACGAACTTGTTTTCATTGAATGGTTTTATTAACGTACCTTATCGCCATCTCGTTTGAAGGAACCGTGGCACGAGAAGGAGAAACAAATCCGTGAGTCTTCACCGTACGGGCATCTCCAGAACTGGAAGCTCCTTTCGGCGATCGTGAAGTGCGGGGACGACCTGCGACAAGAACTGATGGCTACACAACTGTTGCAGGTAATTTATTCAATGTCATGTTAGCAATTTATACGTAACGACGGTGAAATGTAACGTTTGTGTATTGATACATtgcttttggtttcttttattttgtttgactGTCCTACAACTAGATGTTCAAGCTGATTTGGGACGAAGAAATGGTGGGTCTTTGGGTGCGCCCGTACCGGATCGTGTGCCTATCGAACGACTCCGGGCTGATCGAGACGATCGTCAACACCGTGTCGCTGCATCAGATCAAGAAGAATTCCAACAAGAGTCTGAAGGACTACTTTGTCGACGAGTATGGCGCACCGGAGACGGATCTGTTCCGTCGTGCGCAGCGCAACTTTATGCAATCCTGTGCGGCGTACTGTCTGATATCGTACCTGCTGCAGGTGAAGGATAGGTAAGTTGGCCATAAGCATGCTTCCATGGAATGGCAGGGGCAAATGTTTAATGTTCTCAACTCTCGCCCTCCCGGTCACAACATAACAGACACAACGGCAATATTCTGCTGCATTCCGATGGACACTTGATCCACATAGATTTTGGATTCATTCTCAGCATATCGCCGAAAAATCTAGGTATGTATCGAGGGATCcagcaaacattttcatattaaaTACATGTGCAACTGTTgatgatttaataaaaatgtttttctccaCCTTCTTATAGGCTTTGAACAGTCACCCTTCAAACTAACGCCCGAGTTTGTCGATGTGATGGGCGGCCCGGAATCGGAGTTGTACTGCGAGTTCAAGTATCTGCTCCTGGACGGGCTAAAGGCAGCCCGGAAGCACATGGACCGAATCATCAACATTGTGGAGATAATGCGAAGCAGTAAGTCCCTCCCCACACCACCCTAAACATCGTTGTTTCTTCCTCGTCCCCACAACTAATCGATCCCAATCATTCCGATTCTTTCGCAGGTTCCCAGCTGCCTTGCTTTAAAAACGGGTGCTCCGGCACGGTACGCAACTTGCGGAACCGGTTCCACATGAACCTCACCGAGCAGGAGCTGGAGCGGAAGGTGGAGCAGCTGATACAGGACTCGCTCAATTCGCTCTCGACGAAGCTGTACGACGGCTACCAGTACATCACGAACGGCATCTTGTGAGAGCGATTCTACATGAAAATCTAAGTGTGATGCTCTGGGCGACGGGATGGTTGGATGTGAGACATCGGGCGGATACGACGTACGCAGGCCACGGAAATGGCCCAACGGCGAAAAAAGAAGAGGACGTATACCAGAGTACAAATCGATCGTGTGCGAGTTGCGTTTGGCgagagaggaggaggagggcgaAGTGGGCAGCGGGATCCCAACAAACAAGGTTCGCGTGCTTATATAAAAACAGTTGATGTTGTATTTTGTAAGCGATTTCCACGCTTTTCTTTACACAATCTAAAAGAGGTGTTATTTATTGTAACGCTATTTGTTATAATTGTTTGTGCCCTACCAACAAAGGACAGGGGCGGGGAGAGTACGAATTAGGGAGAGACAAACGTCCCCGAGAGTGTTGTAATTGACGCATTCGCATCATCATTGCCTTCGGTTGCATTTTTATATACGTTTTTATGCGTGGATTTAGCCGGAAAGAGGGATCCTTTAATCCATCTCCGTTCAGCTGCTGTAAATGtcgtttgaagaaaaaaggggaaaaaatggaaccgcCAAAACACCGTGCAGAGATGGTAGAATGTAATCGACGCCGTAGGTCGAAaaagacgaagaaaaaaaatatagcaaCTAATCAATGCAACTAAAAGACCAATGGAACAACACACGCAGCAACATCCTTCCGGAGTGGCAAAGTGTAGACCGTAGTCATCGATGTgtgctttcgttttgttctttcttttttattatacatatatatatattgtaCATAAACGAATTGCGATGGGGAAAGGAAATCAAAATGAGTTGCCACCAGTCTCTCGAAGCTTTTTGATCAGGCCCGTGTGGCACGTGTGAAAAGGGAGTAAGTTAGTAAAAGAGGATAATGACGGGGGATAGAAAGGTCACAAATTCGGAAATGAACGCTATGTTGTAACTACAAGCAACAACATTAGCTTTTGTATGAAGAAAGCCAGTTggcttgcgtttttttttaataattcttAAATCCTAAATTTAAATGTCCACAGTTCACATCTCATAGCCAACTCGGTTCACCGAGAGTGTTGAAGAGTAGAGCTGAATGTATGTAAACTACACTAGCTtagaagcagcagcaaatcATCAAAAGCGGAAGAGGAATCACACAAGGCCCTCCAAGAGAACTAACTcattacgaaacaaaaactcatAACTATCgctttttttagttttcacatgcagaatgggaaaaaaatcgGAATCGAAGCAAAAGACGAAAGTGATGCATCTTTTCGCTTCAACAACCACCACAGACAAAGTTGCTTAAAATAAGGCAGGAGTGTACGTTGGCGagcataaaagcaaaaaaaccccaaaacatGCTGTCTgggtgggtgtatgtgtgtgtgtgtgtgtgtctgtgtgcaaATATTTTCACGGTGCGCATAGGTagaagaagtaaaaacaaatgtaaaacaaagtgaaaaaaacattaacgATAAGTCGATGTAAACGGTTGTAAATAGACAGGTAGATAAGGATGTAATTCAAAGGAACCACAAAGCCACCCCAGCCGCACGTGAAAACATaccgatacacacacacaaacacacgtgaCAACCTTCCGGAGAAAGGAACGATTAGCAATCGATCGATGAGGGATCGCAGATGGAAAGCTTGTAAATAAGTGGCGCCAAATTCGCCCAAGTTTGAGTTCCATCGCGTTCGCCCATCCTGTAAACCAGCTTCTTCAGCTTCGTCCAACTGAATCGGCTAAATCTAGTTAAAATACCTACTGCCGCCAAATGACTTGGTAGCCGCTAGAATGCAATTTTGAAAACTACAATCTATTGGAAAGCACACAAACCAAACACTTTCTCCATTTATATATCTCTCTCTTAGATCTCTCTTCGCTTCATCTTATCTCTTGTATATTCCTAACTAATTAGAACCCGGGTGGAATAATGAATGTTCACACCGGC
Coding sequences within:
- the LOC131267006 gene encoding serine-rich adhesin for platelets, which encodes MNSVFSAFKSSSSSSSSSSTVANSSANGGGTNSTGNGGKHDTSNGTTVLANGVSGGPKSASKLLLNIKTHRPAVADHPPNSSYEKLRHIREISCTNRNNSLVGTLDRTGTQSEEIPSVATTPVQSPTTLDEQVVLMANGIDTSPSTMMMNGGFEGAAGPRTAGGNSATGLDQVDHHYLPAHNHLQLHHVTSTQLPSTKSNASSVDGAFSSTKLQVKADATTGDSNSSSSRSSSSCSTSRATTTMPNGHCSDSLPPKWNHTPDHGPTMAVTVPLAIKPPSGATVSSTALPSAANASGTSSNTSSSSSSSGTSTSNTTATMPPRFHKPRLSLSSSSGLSSANMPAVHGRTGPNVGNGSSSGMPPPKTRLSTHQRNLSLDFRSMGILLPPVSQVTNTRINMTQHHRNRSLDSALQRIPEVEVSSPSAESENTLHCPNAILSGTMCSKIIQTSSTNPTNTPSNSGGRGSSASAVGPTPTGTLGTVHGGNGGTQGVEMRKQAAGKGDKLDRGSATLRTLKGSHSTDAETISGSKDSESKKREDLTSLGSDDSGIICGSEPDHTSLTRIRRSRESLDSGEIDPSEEECIEILETTSMEEEYRMLQSDLCFYPVVERQKDDGAQTDDACIEPQQTTVTAAGSALNQGPLTDKVRYRQQNMTRAAIMLEKLFVPIDYEDGIAGAGVGNEEDEMLLPDAPTPIVGEGKSLTTPTNALTPVLPGGGVAVASATAATIVPSTNTASAGEKAGGGSESQPPPPAPPTKADQKNEVIFRNFFGATKNAIFRTAQSIIDNHEKKHAAKNRDKGQTSSEEATAANSVGLSGTTGGSSGGNGAVATVKSPTELSRKREFGSMFGSRSKQQQTSSVTSPTVSEPPTEATTGEALAAGNHLLVVAPKTASLSKSSSTASLKVVPGVAVAASSCLPSVEHCVNGSVARDDSQSRNERSGQSGLLRFFESPVFNIHFAVHYLFYSKEPGVLSFIGNKIFSFPDAEVDLYIPQLIVMYMQIEELSEVLDPYLVYRCRQSVDFSLKCVWLLEAYNFNMEMLSAAGNSIRKHLSLLRELYPKRERVKTVCPSKVSPSGGDSGAGAQHNDPASGSGQHAALSAVRKTHHRSQSDATGMLGMLAQHLLHPLPALPPSSSSSSRTACLGDLSTGRAFDNGCPCFESVRGTVNDLLGQQTVCSCGAPKLAPEKEFMKALIDIGKMLTCLQTKIEKTSRLRILLNLINKNLPARVWLPLHSETPHHVVRITEEKTAVLNSKDKTPYIIYVEVVEVHDIYTSPVIPKLMPTLRHTKSEERLDSGLNGEPSPAAVPQTKTDIPTQAPPQSSEDATSTQPSAALAATSTRAAGGRHSKLSECSVENGVGTAGASGGSMMELGLTEDDVWSQEDDEITAQYLSLTKMSTDRDTISQFSVDSYDSREHHTPALFNIGEVKKRHCANLNSENAKPFSNDPSDPSAAALKEPWHEKEKQIRESSPYGHLQNWKLLSAIVKCGDDLRQELMATQLLQMFKLIWDEEMVGLWVRPYRIVCLSNDSGLIETIVNTVSLHQIKKNSNKSLKDYFVDEYGAPETDLFRRAQRNFMQSCAAYCLISYLLQVKDRHNGNILLHSDGHLIHIDFGFILSISPKNLGFEQSPFKLTPEFVDVMGGPESELYCEFKYLLLDGLKAARKHMDRIINIVEIMRSSSQLPCFKNGCSGTVRNLRNRFHMNLTEQELERKVEQLIQDSLNSLSTKLYDGYQYITNGIL